In a genomic window of Nocardia fluminea:
- a CDS encoding DUF7373 family lipoprotein, giving the protein MRIRYAVLAATLATVLTACGSTLSGQALPGEIDVRSLDVGSYPTEPLNAHDDDPIPDLYEMDDVAAMRIADYVINSRDIDAQMTYGKRGTTVSAGLMPSALGDDRAMSVIAKKHKLLYGFASNGASTDSRVETDGGWPTKKAENRLTATTMVLQFPDADRAAAAAKEFYDTDFGMQEGRNQAVTIPGHPAALSHWRPDSPFLRTVLPHGPYVIAFLLSVPTPDQQALTALAANAYTEQIAALAETTPLTDEQVMTLPWDPEHLLMRTLNPEELAAPEGSGFYVVTGKHGILHYAGDQLPTDRHYVDEQLTKMSAQQVALSWGSIAVRTPDEQTARRAVTEKMFLWQVEGEAANPPGLPDAACVENKRTGAAKRFSCIVAYKEYVGIVSGNQLLDAHQRAAAQYALFANAR; this is encoded by the coding sequence ATGAGAATCCGATACGCCGTGCTGGCTGCCACGCTGGCCACCGTCCTGACCGCCTGCGGCTCCACCCTGTCCGGGCAGGCACTGCCCGGTGAGATAGATGTTCGCAGCCTCGACGTCGGCTCGTACCCGACCGAGCCGCTCAACGCCCACGACGACGATCCGATCCCCGACCTCTACGAGATGGACGACGTAGCGGCGATGCGGATCGCCGACTACGTGATCAATTCTCGCGACATCGACGCCCAGATGACCTACGGCAAACGCGGGACCACCGTCTCCGCCGGCCTGATGCCCTCGGCTCTCGGTGACGATCGCGCGATGTCGGTTATCGCCAAGAAGCACAAGCTGCTCTACGGTTTCGCATCCAATGGCGCCTCCACGGATTCCCGTGTCGAGACCGACGGCGGCTGGCCGACGAAGAAGGCCGAGAACAGGCTCACCGCCACCACGATGGTCCTGCAGTTCCCCGATGCCGACCGCGCGGCCGCGGCGGCGAAAGAGTTCTACGACACCGACTTCGGCATGCAGGAAGGTCGCAACCAAGCGGTCACGATCCCCGGCCACCCTGCGGCCCTGTCACATTGGCGTCCCGATTCGCCGTTCCTGCGCACCGTGCTCCCCCACGGCCCCTATGTGATCGCCTTCCTGCTCTCGGTACCCACCCCCGACCAGCAAGCGCTCACCGCGCTGGCCGCCAACGCCTACACCGAGCAGATCGCGGCACTGGCCGAGACCACACCACTGACCGACGAACAGGTCATGACGTTGCCGTGGGACCCCGAGCATCTCCTGATGCGCACCCTCAACCCGGAGGAGCTGGCCGCCCCCGAGGGCTCCGGCTTTTACGTGGTCACCGGCAAACACGGCATCCTGCACTACGCGGGCGACCAGCTCCCCACCGATCGCCACTACGTCGACGAGCAGCTCACCAAGATGAGCGCCCAGCAGGTGGCCCTGTCCTGGGGCTCGATCGCAGTGCGCACTCCCGACGAGCAGACCGCCCGCCGCGCGGTCACCGAGAAGATGTTCCTCTGGCAGGTAGAAGGCGAAGCCGCCAACCCGCCCGGCCTCCCCGACGCCGCTTGCGTGGAGAACAAACGCACGGGCGCGGCGAAACGCTTCAGCTGCATCGTCGCTTACAAGGAATACGTCGGAATAGTGAGCGGAAACCAGCTTTTGGACGCCCATCAACGTGCGGCCGCGCAATATGCACTATTCGCCAACGCACGGTGA